The following proteins come from a genomic window of Iamia sp. SCSIO 61187:
- a CDS encoding DUF2330 domain-containing protein: MRTDPAHHRPHHPGRRRRLAQAVGAVAAAGVATALAAGPAVACGGLVGENGTIELVRTTTLAAYHDGVERYVTSFEFTGEGEEVGSIIPLPDVPSEVVRGGDWTLQRLQQEVAPPPDEDLAFSSGAGGDAEEGAQVILEAEIDALDITVLEGGGDEVGEWAVENGFLLTPDAPEVLDFYAERSEIFMAARFDASRAAELGQQAGDGTPIMLTIPTDDPWVPLRILGLGLDEDQEVAADVFLLTDDRPQLLAGGEGLELARSEEAGPDLLDDLRSDVGMEWVPQEMWFTHLPLEADAGELDYDLAVSTDDDAAPEVADAGIPAREAVPVEGDDGGIAWWPVAVGAAAAAAVLGGGLLVRLMATPAGPAVRQRESA, encoded by the coding sequence ATGCGCACCGACCCCGCCCACCACCGACCCCACCACCCGGGTCGCCGTCGCCGCCTGGCCCAGGCCGTCGGGGCCGTCGCCGCCGCCGGCGTGGCCACCGCCCTGGCCGCCGGCCCGGCCGTCGCCTGCGGCGGGCTCGTCGGCGAGAACGGCACCATCGAGCTGGTCCGCACGACGACGCTGGCGGCGTACCACGACGGCGTGGAGCGCTACGTCACCTCCTTCGAGTTCACCGGCGAGGGCGAGGAGGTCGGCAGCATCATCCCCCTGCCCGACGTCCCCAGCGAGGTGGTGCGGGGCGGCGACTGGACGCTCCAGCGGCTCCAGCAGGAGGTGGCCCCGCCGCCCGACGAGGACCTGGCCTTCTCCAGCGGGGCGGGCGGGGATGCCGAGGAGGGCGCCCAGGTGATCCTCGAGGCCGAGATCGACGCCCTCGACATCACCGTCCTCGAGGGCGGCGGCGACGAGGTCGGGGAGTGGGCCGTCGAGAACGGGTTCCTGCTCACCCCCGACGCCCCCGAGGTCCTCGACTTCTACGCCGAGCGCAGCGAGATCTTCATGGCCGCCCGCTTCGACGCCTCCCGGGCCGCCGAGCTGGGCCAGCAGGCCGGCGACGGCACCCCGATCATGCTGACGATCCCCACCGACGACCCGTGGGTCCCGCTGCGGATCCTGGGCCTCGGCCTCGACGAGGACCAGGAGGTCGCGGCCGACGTCTTCCTCCTCACCGACGACCGGCCCCAGCTGCTGGCCGGCGGCGAGGGGCTGGAGCTGGCGCGGAGCGAGGAGGCGGGGCCCGACCTCCTCGACGACCTGCGCTCGGACGTGGGCATGGAGTGGGTGCCCCAGGAGATGTGGTTCACCCACCTGCCGCTCGAGGCCGACGCCGGCGAGCTCGACTACGACCTGGCCGTGTCGACCGACGACGACGCGGCTCCGGAGGTCGCCGACGCCGGCATCCCCGCCCGCGAGGCGGTGCCCGTCGAGGGCGACGACGGCGGCATCGCCTGGTGGCCGGTGGCCGTCGGGGCGGCGGCCGCCGCCGCCGTGCTCGGGGGCGGGCTGCTGGTGCGGCTCATGGCCACCCCGGCCGGGCCGGCCGTCCGCCAGCGGGAGTCGGCGTGA
- a CDS encoding aminotransferase class V-fold PLP-dependent enzyme, whose product MPPPPTRPPLPRDQFPASERLVYLDSAYASPLPVVAAEAVAADARDASRRGALALDDRLARRAPLRARAAALLGTDTDDVALVANTTHGLGLVAAGLDWREGDRVLVPADDHPTTILPWEAQAHRGATVERVAAGSGSVAEALTAALDGRTDVRVVTLSWVQAHDGERTDLAALAEVVHAHGAVLCVDLIQGAGVLPVDLAAWGVDAAAAGSQKWLLGPHGIGALAVTPSLRQRLALVTASKGSLAAGETAARLESGAPNHAGVAAWGAALGLLADAGADAVWAWVDHLATRLADGCAAAGLDVVSPRSDGARSALVTVVVPGQPADRVVARLAAADVVASARGPGVRFSPAGWNDEADVDAALAALVAL is encoded by the coding sequence GTGCCCCCTCCACCAACCCGGCCGCCGCTCCCACGCGACCAGTTCCCGGCATCGGAGAGGCTCGTCTACCTCGACAGCGCCTACGCCAGCCCGCTCCCCGTCGTCGCCGCCGAGGCCGTCGCCGCCGACGCCCGCGACGCGTCCCGGCGGGGGGCGCTCGCCCTCGACGACCGGCTCGCCCGCCGGGCCCCGCTCCGCGCCCGCGCCGCCGCCCTCCTGGGGACCGACACCGACGACGTGGCCCTCGTCGCCAACACCACCCACGGGCTGGGGCTGGTGGCGGCCGGGCTCGACTGGCGGGAGGGCGACCGGGTGCTCGTCCCCGCCGACGACCACCCGACGACGATCCTGCCGTGGGAGGCCCAGGCCCACCGGGGGGCGACCGTCGAGCGGGTCGCCGCTGGGAGCGGGTCGGTCGCCGAGGCCCTCACCGCCGCCCTCGACGGCCGCACCGACGTGCGGGTCGTGACCCTGTCGTGGGTCCAGGCCCACGACGGCGAGCGCACCGACCTGGCCGCCCTGGCCGAGGTGGTGCACGCCCACGGGGCCGTCCTGTGCGTCGACCTCATCCAGGGCGCCGGCGTGCTGCCGGTCGACCTGGCGGCGTGGGGCGTCGATGCCGCGGCGGCCGGGTCCCAGAAGTGGCTGCTCGGCCCGCACGGGATCGGCGCCCTCGCCGTCACCCCGTCCCTCCGTCAGCGCCTCGCCCTCGTGACGGCCAGCAAGGGCTCGCTCGCCGCCGGGGAGACCGCCGCCCGGCTCGAGTCCGGCGCCCCCAACCACGCCGGTGTCGCGGCGTGGGGGGCGGCGCTCGGCCTCCTCGCCGATGCCGGCGCCGACGCCGTGTGGGCGTGGGTCGACCACCTCGCCACCCGGCTGGCCGACGGGTGCGCCGCCGCCGGGCTCGACGTCGTCTCGCCCCGGAGCGACGGCGCCCGCTCCGCCCTGGTGACCGTGGTCGTGCCGGGTCAGCCGGCCGACAGGGTCGTGGCGCGGCTGGCGGCCGCCGACGTGGTGGCGTCGGCGCGCGGGCCGGGCGTGCGGTTCTCCCCCGCCGGCTGGAACGACGAGGCCGACGTCGACGCCGCCCTCGCCGCCCTGGTCGCCCTGTAG
- a CDS encoding RND family transporter — translation MQRFWSWLAVELGRRAGLVSIVGLVVTVALGLGITQLEFATGQDSYLNKGDQVAKDNVAYQDLFGGQIMIVLFTMEEGSTVVDLTTGENRETILEATEEIAANPNVESVVTPLTGLEFSDRLIQNSYADPSERAGLPTESVAGTVLQAAIDAEEPGSEEQILRYLDQDRTACRLLGIANPLITPEQVPDERREPCDEPGFDADGDLAPEPDVAVLTNPEWVDFLLHDNTGEIRKSLRTFFPDDTHAQMIVRLKGNADIEVEGAGAVAVKEVWEDREIEGAELTVTGAPVLLKDINDYLKGGILRLGAIAVAIMVLILLVLFDVRWRLLPLAVVLVGVIWAFGLAGYLGIPLSVVTIAGLPVMLGVGIDYAIQMHARIEEEVVIDRASHPIQETARNLGPALLVVTFDAVFAFAALRFAKVPMIRDFALLLCIGVAVICLGSIILPLAALGIREYRSPTTGRDFREGALGRLTVWLGSLSPRVAPPLMAASLVIFVGGIVVEDKLTLQTDPVQWVNQESQNRKDIATLEEEVDSSSELGIYVTGETEEELFTDENVEYLHSFTNETLAEYPDLLNRASSILTPISFLTEIEGTSDVAPTGEQIRTAYEAAPDAVKTFTVANTGDDHAMNILFTTRPSSLDERAEMVNEIRETADPPGDVRATPSGLAVVGVGLLENLESNRVLLTYLSILFVFLFLTVRLRSIVRSLLSLVPVLIAVGAASLVAFALSLKLSPMTAVGGPLVIAVCTEFTSLILLRFLEERKRGLTPQAAADVVAARTGRAFIVSAMTAIVGVGVIATSSLPLLRDFGIIVAMNVLVALLSALVILPPVMVWAEQRGWVSRGMIDPEIIAHATKTHDESQPDTPDLGGAEVTTPTPTG, via the coding sequence GTGCAGCGATTCTGGTCATGGCTCGCGGTGGAGCTCGGGAGGCGGGCGGGCCTGGTCTCGATCGTGGGCCTCGTGGTCACGGTCGCCCTGGGGCTCGGCATCACGCAGCTGGAGTTCGCCACCGGGCAGGACAGCTACCTGAACAAGGGGGACCAGGTCGCCAAGGACAACGTGGCGTACCAGGACCTCTTCGGTGGCCAGATCATGATCGTGCTCTTCACCATGGAGGAGGGCTCGACGGTCGTCGACCTGACGACCGGGGAGAACCGCGAGACCATCCTCGAGGCCACCGAGGAGATCGCCGCCAACCCGAACGTCGAGTCGGTGGTGACCCCGCTCACTGGCCTGGAGTTCTCCGACCGCCTCATCCAGAACTCCTACGCCGACCCGTCCGAGCGGGCCGGCCTGCCGACCGAGTCCGTGGCCGGCACCGTCCTCCAGGCGGCGATCGACGCCGAGGAGCCGGGCAGCGAGGAGCAGATCCTCCGCTACCTGGACCAGGATCGGACGGCGTGCCGCCTGCTGGGCATCGCCAACCCGCTGATCACCCCCGAGCAGGTGCCCGACGAGCGACGGGAGCCGTGCGACGAGCCCGGCTTCGACGCCGACGGCGACCTCGCCCCCGAGCCCGACGTGGCCGTCCTCACCAACCCCGAATGGGTCGACTTCCTGCTCCACGACAACACCGGCGAGATCCGCAAGTCACTGCGGACCTTCTTCCCCGACGACACCCACGCCCAGATGATCGTGCGGCTCAAGGGCAACGCCGACATCGAGGTCGAGGGGGCGGGCGCCGTCGCCGTCAAGGAGGTCTGGGAGGACCGTGAGATCGAGGGGGCCGAGCTCACCGTGACCGGCGCCCCCGTCCTCCTCAAGGACATCAACGACTACCTCAAGGGCGGGATCCTGCGCCTCGGCGCCATCGCCGTGGCGATCATGGTCCTGATCCTGCTGGTCCTCTTCGACGTGCGCTGGCGGCTGCTGCCCCTCGCGGTGGTGCTCGTCGGCGTCATCTGGGCCTTCGGCCTGGCCGGCTACCTCGGCATCCCCCTGTCGGTGGTGACCATCGCCGGGCTGCCGGTGATGCTCGGCGTGGGCATCGACTACGCGATCCAGATGCACGCCCGGATCGAGGAGGAGGTGGTGATCGACCGGGCGTCGCACCCGATCCAGGAGACGGCGCGGAACCTGGGCCCGGCCCTGCTGGTCGTCACCTTCGACGCCGTGTTCGCCTTCGCCGCCCTGCGCTTCGCCAAGGTCCCGATGATCCGGGACTTCGCCCTGCTCCTCTGCATCGGCGTCGCCGTGATCTGCCTCGGGTCGATCATCCTGCCGCTGGCCGCCCTCGGCATCCGCGAGTACCGGTCGCCGACCACCGGCCGCGACTTCCGCGAGGGCGCCCTGGGCCGCCTCACCGTGTGGCTGGGCTCGCTCTCGCCGCGGGTGGCCCCGCCGCTCATGGCCGCCAGCCTCGTGATCTTCGTCGGCGGGATCGTCGTGGAGGACAAGCTGACGCTCCAGACCGACCCCGTCCAGTGGGTCAACCAAGAGTCCCAGAACCGCAAGGACATCGCCACCCTCGAGGAGGAGGTCGACTCCTCCAGCGAGCTCGGGATCTACGTGACCGGCGAGACCGAGGAGGAGCTGTTCACCGACGAGAACGTCGAGTACCTCCACTCGTTCACCAATGAGACGCTGGCCGAGTACCCCGACCTGTTGAACCGTGCGTCGAGCATCCTCACCCCGATCAGCTTCCTGACCGAGATCGAGGGGACCTCGGACGTGGCCCCGACCGGTGAGCAGATCCGCACAGCGTACGAGGCGGCCCCGGACGCGGTGAAGACCTTCACCGTGGCCAACACCGGCGACGACCACGCCATGAACATCCTCTTCACGACCCGGCCGAGCTCGCTCGACGAGCGGGCCGAGATGGTGAACGAGATCCGGGAGACGGCCGACCCGCCGGGCGACGTGCGGGCCACGCCCTCGGGGCTGGCCGTGGTGGGCGTCGGGCTGCTCGAGAACCTCGAGTCGAACCGGGTCCTGCTGACCTACCTGTCGATCCTCTTCGTCTTCCTCTTCCTCACGGTCCGGCTGCGGAGCATCGTGCGGTCGCTGCTGTCGCTCGTGCCGGTGCTGATCGCCGTGGGCGCGGCGTCGCTGGTGGCCTTCGCCCTCAGCCTGAAGCTGAGCCCCATGACCGCGGTCGGGGGGCCGCTCGTCATCGCGGTCTGCACCGAGTTCACGTCGCTGATCCTCCTGCGGTTCCTCGAGGAGCGGAAGCGAGGCCTGACCCCGCAGGCGGCTGCCGACGTGGTCGCCGCCCGCACCGGGCGGGCGTTCATCGTCTCGGCCATGACTGCCATCGTGGGCGTCGGGGTGATCGCCACGTCGTCGCTGCCGCTGCTGCGCGACTTCGGGATCATCGTGGCCATGAACGTGCTGGTCGCGCTGCTCTCGGCGCTCGTGATCCTGCCGCCGGTGATGGTGTGGGCCGAGCAGCGGGGCTGGGTCTCGCGGGGGATGATCGACCCCGAGATCATCGCCCACGCCACCAAGACCCACGACGAGTCCCAGCCCGACACCCCCGACCTCGGCGGCGCCGAGGTCACCACTCCCACCCCGACCGGCTGA
- a CDS encoding plastocyanin/azurin family copper-binding protein — protein MGTAAAALLVGGAVTGGAYAVDAAEEPTGPIRGPGTTTVTITIEDSRFHPDRIRVYEGTQVRFVVRNTDPIGHELVVGPESVHLRHERGTEEAHPPVPGEVSLGPGQTGATVFAFDAAEPTRIVCHLPRHEDFGMVGLVDVVET, from the coding sequence ATGGGAACCGCCGCCGCCGCCCTGCTCGTCGGCGGGGCGGTGACCGGCGGCGCCTACGCCGTGGACGCCGCCGAGGAGCCCACCGGTCCCATCCGGGGCCCGGGCACCACGACGGTGACCATCACCATCGAGGACAGCCGCTTCCACCCCGACCGCATCCGCGTCTACGAGGGCACGCAGGTCCGCTTCGTGGTCCGCAACACCGACCCCATCGGCCACGAGCTGGTCGTCGGCCCCGAGTCGGTCCACCTGCGCCACGAGCGGGGGACCGAGGAGGCCCACCCGCCCGTGCCCGGCGAGGTCTCGCTCGGCCCCGGGCAGACCGGCGCCACCGTGTTCGCCTTCGACGCGGCCGAGCCCACCCGCATCGTCTGCCACCTCCCCCGCCACGAAGACTTCGGGATGGTCGGCCTCGTAGACGTCGTCGAGACGTGA
- the ung gene encoding uracil-DNA glycosylase: MATTDWNPILRAELEQPYFGALRSFVDDERRRHEVFPPAEDVFAALHLTPYAAVKVLILGQDPYHGPGQAHGLCFSVRPGVDVPPSLVNIYKELESDLGIPRPDHGCLDAWARQGVLLLNATLTVRARQPASHQGKGWETFTDAVIRAVDAKPERVVFILWGSSARKKKALVDTSRHVVIEAPHPSPLSAHRGFFGSRPFSRANAALEAAGREPVDWSIPPR, translated from the coding sequence ATGGCGACCACCGACTGGAACCCGATCCTGCGGGCCGAGCTCGAGCAGCCGTACTTCGGGGCGCTGCGGAGCTTCGTCGACGACGAGCGCCGACGCCACGAGGTGTTCCCCCCGGCCGAGGACGTCTTCGCCGCGCTGCACCTCACCCCGTACGCCGCCGTGAAGGTGCTGATCCTCGGCCAGGACCCGTACCACGGGCCGGGCCAGGCCCACGGGCTGTGCTTCTCGGTGCGGCCGGGGGTCGACGTGCCGCCGTCGCTGGTCAACATCTACAAGGAGCTCGAGTCGGACCTCGGCATCCCCCGACCCGACCACGGCTGCCTCGACGCCTGGGCCCGCCAGGGCGTGCTGCTGCTCAACGCCACGCTCACCGTCCGGGCCCGCCAGCCCGCCTCCCACCAGGGCAAGGGGTGGGAGACCTTCACCGACGCCGTCATCCGGGCCGTCGACGCCAAGCCCGAGCGGGTCGTGTTCATCCTCTGGGGGTCCTCGGCCCGCAAGAAGAAGGCGCTGGTCGACACGTCCAGGCACGTGGTGATCGAGGCGCCCCACCCGTCGCCGCTCAGCGCCCACCGGGGCTTCTTCGGCAGCCGCCCCTTCAGCCGGGCCAACGCCGCCCTCGAGGCCGCCGGCCGCGAGCCCGTCGACTGGTCGATCCCGCCGCGCTGA
- a CDS encoding proline dehydrogenase family protein produces the protein MPDALEDRVAATARRIAALGDDGGSAVYRMSWWSERLLDWAMDHPEFKAQLFRFVDVFPALDGDDDVARHLGEYMSGVGVPKALDLGVDVADHVPFGKRVEARVARRNITRMAEQFILGETAAEAVEGASRLWASGIATTVDLLGEKTIVAAEADRYAARVIEVLDALADAAPGWTDQPLLEADDLGPRPRVNVSVKPTALAVHYEPLTRAHGLASARERLRRICLRAGERGATVHVDMEHADVKDLTLGLFRDLATDPELFHVDLGVVIQAYLRDSRDDLAEVIAVSSLRQRPVTVRLVKGAYWDTETIQARAAGWPVPVFEDKDETDASYERCVRLLHDHHGAVRAAFASHNLRSLAYAVEYARESGIPDEGYEIQMLHGMAEPIHHAIRRMGLRLRVYAPVGELVPGMAYLVRRLLENTSNESFVRHRFAEGDDLDSLIAAPDVDTIPGLDTVDRRETDPSDPAPYAPEPLREWRRPAPRDAFAAEVATAGEADVLTVPAVIAGERVRTTATIDSVDPDRPDRVVARAAACGASEADDAVAAAVAVQERWRSTPAPDRAAVLFRAAAWMRARRDALAARQVHEVGKPWDQADADVCEAVDFCEYYAREMLRLDAGGPVQSPPGEANRLRYVGKGVTAVIAPWNFPLAIPCGMTAAALVAGNPVVLKPAEQSPGVAWSLVEAFEAAGLPAGVLGFLPGRGEDVGARLVEHPDVAVIAFTGSREVGLAINAAAAAVRPGQHLVKRVIAEMGGKNALVVDADVDPDQVVPIALRSAFAYAGQKCSALSRLIVLDRAWEAVVPRLVEATRELVVGPAAEMGTQVGPVIDADAWERLRGVVASASSHGTVALARHDVPDRGWYVGPTVVTDVDPASSLAREEHFGPVLSVLRAADLDDALRLANDTPFALTAGVCSRSPSTVERCVRELRAGNVYVNRDITGAVVGRHPFGGYGLSGVGSKAGGPDYLHQLLDPRATSENTVRQGFAPEP, from the coding sequence GTGCCGGATGCGCTGGAGGACAGGGTCGCCGCCACCGCCCGCCGCATCGCCGCCCTGGGCGACGACGGCGGCAGCGCCGTCTACCGCATGTCGTGGTGGAGCGAGCGGCTCCTCGACTGGGCCATGGACCACCCCGAGTTCAAGGCCCAGCTCTTCCGGTTCGTCGACGTGTTCCCCGCTCTCGACGGCGACGACGACGTGGCCCGCCACCTAGGGGAGTACATGTCGGGCGTCGGCGTGCCCAAGGCCCTCGACCTCGGCGTCGACGTCGCCGACCACGTGCCCTTCGGCAAGCGGGTCGAGGCCCGGGTCGCCCGCCGGAACATCACCCGGATGGCCGAGCAGTTCATCCTCGGCGAGACCGCGGCCGAGGCCGTCGAGGGGGCGAGCCGGCTGTGGGCCTCGGGCATCGCCACGACCGTCGACCTGCTGGGCGAGAAGACGATCGTCGCCGCCGAGGCCGACCGCTACGCCGCCCGGGTCATCGAGGTCCTCGACGCCCTGGCCGACGCCGCCCCGGGCTGGACCGACCAGCCGCTGCTCGAGGCCGACGACCTCGGCCCCCGCCCGCGGGTCAACGTCAGCGTCAAGCCCACCGCCCTCGCCGTGCACTACGAGCCGCTCACCCGGGCCCACGGCCTGGCCTCGGCGCGCGAGCGGCTCCGCCGGATCTGCCTGCGGGCGGGGGAGCGGGGCGCCACCGTCCACGTCGACATGGAGCACGCCGACGTCAAGGACCTCACCCTCGGGCTGTTCCGCGACCTGGCCACCGACCCCGAGCTGTTCCACGTCGACCTCGGCGTCGTGATCCAGGCCTACCTGCGCGACAGCCGCGACGACCTGGCCGAGGTCATCGCCGTGTCGTCCCTGCGCCAGCGCCCGGTCACCGTCCGGCTGGTGAAGGGCGCCTACTGGGACACCGAGACGATCCAGGCCCGGGCCGCGGGCTGGCCCGTCCCCGTGTTCGAGGACAAGGACGAGACCGACGCCAGCTACGAGCGCTGCGTCCGCCTCCTCCACGACCACCACGGTGCGGTGCGGGCCGCCTTCGCCAGCCACAACCTCCGGTCGCTGGCCTACGCGGTCGAGTACGCCCGGGAGTCGGGCATCCCCGACGAGGGCTACGAGATCCAGATGCTCCACGGGATGGCCGAGCCCATCCACCACGCCATCCGGCGCATGGGGTTGCGGCTGCGGGTGTACGCCCCCGTGGGCGAGCTGGTGCCGGGCATGGCCTACCTCGTGCGCCGCCTGCTGGAGAACACGAGCAACGAGTCCTTCGTCCGCCACCGCTTCGCCGAGGGCGACGACCTCGACAGCCTGATCGCCGCCCCCGACGTGGACACGATCCCGGGCCTGGACACCGTCGACCGGCGCGAGACCGACCCCTCCGATCCCGCCCCCTACGCCCCCGAGCCGCTGCGGGAGTGGCGCCGGCCCGCCCCCCGGGACGCGTTCGCGGCCGAGGTGGCGACGGCGGGCGAGGCCGACGTGCTCACCGTCCCCGCCGTCATCGCCGGAGAGCGGGTGCGCACCACGGCCACCATCGACTCGGTCGACCCCGACCGGCCCGACCGGGTCGTCGCCCGCGCCGCCGCCTGTGGCGCCTCCGAGGCCGACGACGCCGTGGCCGCCGCCGTCGCCGTCCAGGAGCGGTGGCGCTCCACCCCCGCCCCCGACCGGGCCGCCGTCCTGTTCCGGGCGGCGGCGTGGATGCGGGCCCGGCGCGACGCCCTCGCCGCCCGCCAGGTCCACGAGGTCGGCAAGCCGTGGGACCAGGCCGACGCCGACGTGTGCGAGGCCGTCGACTTCTGCGAGTACTACGCCCGCGAGATGCTGCGGCTCGACGCCGGCGGCCCGGTCCAGTCGCCGCCGGGCGAGGCGAACCGCCTGCGCTACGTGGGCAAGGGCGTCACCGCGGTCATCGCCCCGTGGAACTTCCCCCTCGCCATCCCCTGCGGGATGACCGCCGCCGCCCTGGTGGCCGGCAACCCCGTCGTCCTCAAGCCGGCCGAGCAGTCGCCGGGGGTGGCGTGGTCGCTGGTCGAGGCGTTCGAGGCGGCTGGGCTGCCGGCGGGCGTGCTCGGGTTCCTCCCCGGGCGGGGCGAGGACGTCGGCGCCCGCCTGGTCGAGCACCCCGACGTCGCCGTGATCGCCTTCACCGGGTCGCGCGAGGTGGGGCTGGCCATCAACGCCGCCGCCGCGGCCGTCCGCCCCGGCCAGCACCTGGTCAAGCGGGTGATCGCCGAGATGGGCGGCAAGAACGCCCTCGTCGTCGACGCCGACGTCGACCCCGACCAGGTCGTCCCCATCGCCCTGCGGTCGGCCTTCGCCTACGCCGGGCAGAAGTGCTCCGCCCTGTCCCGGCTGATCGTCCTCGACCGGGCGTGGGAGGCCGTCGTGCCCCGGCTGGTCGAGGCCACCCGCGAGCTGGTCGTCGGCCCCGCCGCCGAGATGGGCACCCAGGTCGGCCCGGTGATCGACGCCGACGCCTGGGAGCGGCTGCGGGGCGTGGTGGCGTCGGCCTCGTCCCACGGGACGGTGGCCCTGGCGCGCCACGACGTCCCCGACCGGGGCTGGTACGTGGGCCCCACCGTCGTCACCGACGTCGACCCGGCCTCGTCGCTGGCCCGGGAGGAGCACTTCGGGCCGGTCCTGTCCGTGCTGCGCGCCGCCGACCTCGACGACGCCCTGCGGCTCGCCAACGACACCCCGTTCGCCCTCACCGCCGGGGTGTGCAGCCGCTCGCCGTCGACGGTCGAGCGGTGCGTGCGGGAGCTGCGGGCCGGCAACGTCTACGTCAACCGGGACATCACCGGCGCCGTCGTGGGCCGGCACCCCTTCGGCGGCTACGGCCTGTCGGGCGTCGGCTCCAAGGCCGGCGGCCCGGACTACCTGCACCAGCTCCTCGACCCCCGGGCCACCAGCGAGAACACCGTCCGCCAGGGCTTCGCCCCCGAGCCCTGA
- a CDS encoding LLM class flavin-dependent oxidoreductase yields MDVGVALPTMAPGYGPGTTVDWSRGIDTGPFSSVSAGERITFDNPEIATTLAAAAAVTERVEVIANIWILPMHPPTLVAKQVATLDHLADGRFTLGVGVGGRGHDYRAAEASDERRHARLDECVASVRALLAGEPPFPGADPVGPPPVRPGGVPILGSPMGPRSMARAAAWADGVTGFSVAGRGDEMRRTNELADRVFAEAGRPPPRKLSGCFYVVGVEEPLATLRAFAARYLAIFGADFADAMAAECWVATPDDLGRVLDDAEAAGVDELVLVPGTVDRRCLDATAEVVAAR; encoded by the coding sequence ATGGACGTCGGCGTCGCCCTGCCCACCATGGCCCCGGGCTACGGGCCCGGCACCACCGTCGACTGGAGCCGGGGCATCGACACCGGCCCCTTCTCCAGCGTGTCGGCAGGGGAGCGGATCACCTTCGACAACCCCGAGATCGCCACCACCCTGGCCGCGGCCGCGGCGGTGACCGAGCGGGTCGAGGTCATCGCCAACATCTGGATCCTGCCGATGCACCCGCCGACGCTGGTGGCCAAGCAGGTGGCGACGCTCGACCACCTGGCCGACGGGCGCTTCACCCTGGGCGTCGGGGTCGGCGGCCGGGGCCACGACTACCGGGCCGCCGAGGCGTCCGACGAGCGCCGCCACGCCCGCCTCGACGAGTGCGTGGCGTCGGTCCGTGCCCTGCTGGCCGGCGAGCCGCCGTTCCCCGGCGCCGACCCGGTCGGCCCGCCGCCGGTCCGCCCCGGCGGGGTCCCGATCCTGGGCTCGCCCATGGGGCCGCGCTCGATGGCTCGGGCCGCGGCCTGGGCCGACGGCGTCACCGGCTTCAGCGTCGCCGGCCGGGGCGACGAGATGCGGCGCACCAACGAGCTGGCCGACCGGGTCTTCGCCGAGGCCGGCCGCCCCCCGCCCCGCAAGCTCAGCGGCTGCTTCTACGTCGTCGGCGTCGAGGAGCCGCTCGCCACGCTGCGAGCGTTCGCCGCCCGCTACCTGGCCATCTTCGGCGCGGACTTCGCCGACGCCATGGCCGCCGAGTGCTGGGTCGCCACGCCCGACGACCTGGGCCGGGTCCTCGACGACGCCGAGGCCGCCGGGGTCGACGAGCTCGTCCTCGTCCCCGGCACCGTCGACCGCCGCTGCCTCGACGCCACCGCCGAGGTCGTCGCCGCCCGCTGA
- a CDS encoding type II toxin-antitoxin system VapC family toxin, producing MTLALDTTALLGRFLTGPHRQVVVDAMAADPVWCASALALAEALPLVDRVTDNPVDRDRLRRALRDDWERTHVVPVDALCLDRAAELAREQPLRTVDALHLAAADRLPPPVTFVTFDPRQIPVALALGFDVVST from the coding sequence GTGACGCTGGCGCTGGACACGACGGCGCTGCTGGGGCGGTTCCTCACCGGGCCGCACCGGCAGGTGGTGGTCGACGCCATGGCCGCCGACCCGGTGTGGTGCGCCTCGGCCCTGGCCCTGGCCGAGGCCCTCCCGCTGGTCGACCGGGTCACCGACAACCCCGTCGACCGTGACCGCCTGCGCCGGGCCCTCCGCGACGACTGGGAGCGCACCCACGTCGTCCCCGTCGACGCCCTCTGCCTCGACCGGGCCGCCGAGCTGGCCCGCGAGCAGCCGCTGCGCACCGTGGACGCCCTCCACCTGGCCGCCGCCGACCGCCTCCCCCCGCCGGTCACCTTCGTCACCTTCGACCCCCGCCAGATCCCCGTCGCCCTGGCCCTCGGCTTCGACGTCGTCAGCACCTAG
- a CDS encoding MBL fold metallo-hydrolase gives MAPPSETQIWSATGLEVHQVVVGPMDNNVYVVRCTETGDAVLLDAANEHERLLDLCRALGVRRVLETHGHWDHIQAVPALRDAGYDVAVTEADAGMLPSYDSTIDDEDVIEVGRLRLHALHTPGHTPGSVCFTVEGTPLLFSGDTLFPGGPGNTSFEGGDFVTIMRSLTDRLFTLPDETVVLPGHGDATTIGTERPHLDEWAERGW, from the coding sequence ATGGCCCCGCCCTCCGAGACCCAGATCTGGTCCGCCACCGGCCTCGAGGTCCACCAGGTGGTGGTGGGCCCGATGGACAACAACGTCTACGTCGTGCGCTGCACCGAGACGGGCGACGCCGTCCTGCTCGACGCGGCCAACGAGCACGAGCGGCTCCTCGACCTGTGCCGGGCCCTCGGCGTCCGCCGGGTCCTGGAGACGCACGGCCACTGGGACCACATCCAGGCCGTCCCCGCCCTGCGCGACGCCGGCTACGACGTCGCCGTCACCGAGGCCGACGCCGGGATGCTGCCGAGCTACGACTCCACCATCGACGACGAGGACGTCATCGAGGTCGGTCGGCTCCGCCTCCACGCCCTCCACACCCCGGGGCACACGCCGGGGTCGGTCTGCTTCACCGTCGAGGGCACCCCGCTGCTGTTCAGCGGCGACACCCTGTTCCCCGGCGGGCCCGGCAACACCTCGTTCGAGGGCGGCGACTTCGTCACGATCATGCGGTCGCTCACCGACCGGCTCTTCACCCTCCCCGACGAGACCGTCGTCCTGCCCGGACACGGCGACGCCACCACCATCGGCACCGAGCGGCCGCACCTCGACGAGTGGGCCGAGCGCGGGTGGTGA